From the Entomomonas sp. E2T0 genome, one window contains:
- a CDS encoding YdbH domain-containing protein has translation MTRLTKILRVLLIVLLLFALLGVYGWSRWQNLKHDLGLEVNWQDLGVSFKGLTIKQLTATQQTTDGNLTTINSQNIVLSWSTLTMKQLSVQWQQGDFIAQNTIQEDQQPLDIPSLLNNLSWAPNTIKIDELIVTLPCAMGQCKTTGTVTLLQNQQTNLPFSLQANLFNNNDNLSINANLYNKDQQYDLQLTTDFNTQPLLALTTQIDSQQLRDWRGQLKLFKIDDTRALFSWLHEWLPAQQTITEIPQAMQINADWQLHFPNGMTDFKPDQGYFNLDASLPNPWPIIKLGYLQGIMKTKVTLNNYRPRIEKLDTDLKLTNLDQSLLEQLPKDLQPNSVSLKLQPLAITDQHTEADRALTVHLNIEGTLNSLFTTNIFINTKQAEIQFEEALLQANTKKLTVLGYNLENGRLSLPFTATVNPKQTTITFDNTTLITLQQLTDKEINAKNLQLAANNLKTTINYEDKNNIKLTATSPITISTSSLTHTLLKPISWRLTGQLATDLTQTSFTGKITNGADLSADISVKTDYSKQLAITAKTPDLFFRTSNMFAKTFKDWPELLEIATGKISFNGSVTIPIDKGLLKTNATAKFSGLSGIYDRSEFRDLSGSATINLQNNRLTVSSSDLTLTEANPGFVMGPAQFKGDYTAPLNNLDQGTINWTKMELGMFTGEVWLKPGQLNLAKLPQQLDLQIKDLQLTDILKAYPTEGLDGEGILDGTLPIIISKNGIDVKDGKLGARKAGFIKFDSPSIKAMGQNNPSMHLVTEALENFQYTVLSSQVSYDQGTATLGLQINGRNPNVKNGQPINLNITLQEDIPALMTTLQLSDRVSETIRDRVQKRLQQRSSKNQ, from the coding sequence ATGACTCGCTTAACCAAAATACTAAGAGTGTTGCTTATAGTCCTTCTACTATTCGCTTTGCTAGGGGTATATGGTTGGAGTCGTTGGCAAAATTTAAAACATGATCTTGGCTTAGAAGTTAATTGGCAAGATTTAGGTGTTAGCTTTAAAGGTTTAACCATTAAACAACTAACAGCTACTCAACAAACAACTGATGGTAATTTAACAACTATCAACAGTCAAAATATTGTACTTTCATGGTCTACACTGACCATGAAACAATTATCTGTACAATGGCAACAAGGAGACTTTATCGCCCAAAATACCATTCAAGAAGACCAGCAACCACTAGATATCCCCTCTTTATTAAATAACTTAAGCTGGGCACCTAATACTATTAAGATTGATGAATTAATAGTCACTTTACCCTGTGCTATGGGACAATGTAAGACAACAGGAACTGTAACCCTTTTACAAAACCAACAAACAAATCTACCCTTCTCTTTACAAGCTAATCTATTTAATAATAATGACAATTTGTCAATCAATGCTAATCTTTATAACAAAGATCAACAATATGATTTACAGCTAACCACAGATTTTAATACACAACCACTATTAGCATTAACTACACAAATTGATAGCCAACAGCTTAGGGATTGGCGTGGGCAACTTAAACTATTTAAAATAGATGATACCCGAGCTTTATTTAGTTGGTTACATGAGTGGTTACCTGCTCAACAAACGATTACTGAAATACCACAAGCAATGCAAATCAATGCTGATTGGCAACTACATTTTCCCAATGGCATGACTGACTTTAAACCTGATCAAGGTTACTTTAATTTAGATGCATCTTTACCTAACCCATGGCCAATTATTAAGTTAGGTTACTTACAAGGGATTATGAAAACCAAAGTTACCCTTAATAATTACCGTCCACGAATAGAAAAATTAGACACTGATCTCAAATTAACAAATTTGGATCAAAGTTTACTCGAACAATTGCCTAAAGACTTACAACCTAACAGTGTTAGTTTAAAACTACAACCATTAGCCATTACTGACCAACATACTGAAGCTGATAGAGCCTTAACGGTTCATTTAAATATAGAAGGTACATTAAATAGCTTATTTACTACCAATATATTTATTAATACTAAACAAGCTGAAATACAATTTGAAGAGGCATTATTACAAGCAAATACTAAAAAACTAACAGTGCTAGGATATAATTTAGAAAATGGTCGTTTATCATTACCCTTTACAGCTACAGTAAATCCTAAACAAACAACCATAACTTTTGATAACACAACATTAATTACATTACAGCAACTAACTGACAAAGAAATTAATGCTAAAAACTTACAATTAGCTGCTAACAACTTAAAAACAACGATCAATTATGAAGATAAAAATAATATCAAACTAACTGCTACCAGCCCTATTACTATTTCTACCTCATCATTAACTCATACATTATTAAAACCTATTAGTTGGCGACTAACAGGTCAACTAGCTACTGATTTAACACAAACAAGTTTTACAGGAAAAATTACTAATGGGGCTGATTTATCAGCTGATATCAGCGTTAAAACTGATTACAGTAAACAGCTAGCTATTACCGCAAAAACCCCTGATCTATTTTTTAGAACCTCTAATATGTTTGCCAAAACGTTTAAAGATTGGCCTGAGCTATTAGAAATTGCTACAGGTAAAATAAGCTTCAATGGTTCCGTTACTATTCCCATTGATAAGGGTTTATTAAAAACGAATGCAACTGCAAAGTTTAGTGGCCTTTCTGGTATTTATGATCGTAGTGAGTTTAGAGACCTATCAGGCTCAGCAACCATTAACTTACAAAATAATCGACTAACAGTAAGCTCTTCAGATCTTACTTTAACAGAGGCTAACCCAGGCTTTGTTATGGGGCCTGCACAGTTCAAAGGAGATTATACAGCCCCTCTTAACAACCTAGATCAAGGAACAATTAATTGGACAAAAATGGAGTTAGGTATGTTTACAGGAGAAGTATGGTTAAAACCAGGCCAGTTAAACTTAGCTAAATTACCACAGCAATTAGATTTGCAAATAAAAGACTTACAACTAACAGATATATTAAAAGCTTATCCTACAGAAGGACTTGATGGTGAAGGAATATTAGATGGAACATTACCCATTATTATTAGTAAAAATGGTATTGATGTAAAAGATGGTAAACTAGGTGCTCGTAAAGCGGGCTTTATCAAATTTGACTCTCCCTCTATTAAAGCTATGGGACAAAATAACCCTAGTATGCATTTAGTAACTGAAGCACTAGAAAACTTTCAATATACTGTATTAAGTAGCCAAGTTTCTTATGACCAAGGTACTGCCACTCTTGGATTACAAATTAATGGTAGAAACCCCAATGTAAAAAATGGGCAACCGATCAATTTAAATATCACCTTGCAAGAAGATATTCCTGCATTAATGACAACATTACAATTGAGTGATCGTGTCAGTGAAACTATCCGTGATCGTGTACAAAAACGTTTACAACAACGTTCTAGTAAAAATCAATAA
- a CDS encoding YnbE family lipoprotein: MRIGLLSISILLTGFLAACTPTVKVEAPSEPININLNVKIQHEIYIKVDKELDNIFNSSSGLF; the protein is encoded by the coding sequence ATGCGAATAGGACTACTCAGCATTTCTATTCTTTTAACTGGTTTTTTGGCAGCTTGTACACCTACCGTTAAAGTAGAAGCACCTAGTGAGCCTATTAATATCAACTTGAATGTTAAAATTCAACATGAAATTTATATTAAAGTAGATAAAGAACTAGATAATATTTTTAACAGCTCAAGTGGTCTATTCTAA
- a CDS encoding YdbL family protein: MNLRKAITVSLLAATLSLPVAAMNLNEAMSALGQAKASGQVGEMANGYLGIVKNEGNAAVITQLINDARKKEYQNLAKKNGITLNDVEAMAGQKAQEKTPAGQYINVGGKWQKK; this comes from the coding sequence ATGAATTTACGTAAGGCAATCACAGTATCACTATTAGCAGCTACGTTATCACTGCCTGTTGCTGCAATGAATTTAAATGAGGCCATGAGCGCTTTAGGGCAAGCAAAAGCCAGTGGACAAGTAGGTGAAATGGCTAATGGTTATCTTGGCATCGTCAAAAATGAAGGTAATGCAGCAGTAATTACACAACTAATTAATGATGCACGTAAAAAAGAATACCAAAATTTAGCTAAGAAAAATGGTATTACTTTAAATGATGTAGAAGCTATGGCAGGCCAAAAAGCTCAAGAAAAGACACCTGCAGGACAATATATTAATGTTGGCGGAAAATGGCAGAAAAAATAG
- a CDS encoding TonB-dependent receptor domain-containing protein gives MKLSFLSVSILFLSTTSTTFAQETTNKEPLDDALKLDTIVVTANRDIQPREETNAAVTVFTRKDIDRLQPSNVTELLNKVPGVQITQSGGMGSNTGIFIRGTKTAQSLVLIDGQRIGSASAGGAALQHLAIDQIERIEVLRGSRSAIYGADAIGGVIQVFTRRGDGNGIKPRLRIAGGSNGTWEKSLGVAGGNDKTRFSLNTSLYETQGIDRTRRSFPSDHDHDAYRNKSFSFTFSHQLTDDIDVGFNALDQRGKTEYDNPYGRYDPATYMSYPDTKPYDDFSLSSTSGYFNYHINDFWTTRLEAGHAEDKIKSKDKYSPTSTVYNTYRDSVTWLNTLNLNEKNTVLLGVDYLNDKLHSSTDYERTSRWNRAGFIQHSYQGDFVFTELGLRHDKNQQFGSKNTWNASLGFNINPDNQLIFSYAEGFRVPTFNDLYAPPGWGANPKLDPEKSKSYEIQWRNQLAEKTHLEASVYRTVIRDAIVSDSSYNMQNIDKARINGFEASLQQEWQGWIGVLAVSMIDPRDAKSGHTLPNRARRTLNLDVDRKFGDFSFGASWLAASSSYGNTTNTADIPGYGLLGIRGSWQATPAIKFDAKIDNLLDKSYYRNTYDYKADPNNWAAPATTYGYREEGITAMLGVTWTPDLF, from the coding sequence ATGAAATTATCTTTTCTATCAGTATCTATTTTATTCTTATCCACTACTAGTACGACATTTGCCCAAGAAACAACTAATAAAGAACCTCTTGATGATGCTTTAAAATTAGATACCATCGTTGTGACAGCTAATAGGGATATTCAACCCCGTGAGGAAACAAATGCAGCTGTTACTGTATTTACTCGAAAAGATATTGATCGTTTACAACCTTCTAATGTTACAGAGCTTTTAAATAAAGTGCCTGGTGTACAGATTACTCAATCCGGAGGAATGGGAAGTAATACAGGCATTTTTATTAGGGGAACTAAAACAGCACAAAGTTTGGTACTTATCGATGGACAACGTATTGGTTCAGCTTCAGCAGGTGGGGCTGCATTACAACATTTAGCTATCGATCAAATTGAACGTATTGAGGTATTACGTGGCTCTCGTTCTGCAATATATGGTGCAGATGCTATTGGTGGTGTTATACAAGTTTTTACTCGTAGGGGAGATGGCAATGGTATAAAACCACGGTTGCGTATTGCAGGTGGTAGTAATGGGACTTGGGAGAAAAGTTTAGGTGTTGCAGGCGGTAATGATAAAACACGTTTTAGTTTAAATACTTCTTTATATGAAACTCAAGGCATAGACCGTACTCGTCGTTCTTTTCCATCAGACCATGATCATGATGCCTATCGCAATAAATCATTTAGTTTTACCTTTAGTCATCAGTTAACTGATGACATTGATGTTGGTTTTAATGCATTAGATCAGCGTGGTAAAACTGAATATGATAATCCTTATGGTCGTTATGATCCTGCAACTTATATGAGTTATCCAGATACTAAGCCTTATGATGATTTTAGTTTAAGTAGTACATCTGGTTATTTTAATTATCATATTAATGATTTTTGGACAACACGTTTAGAAGCAGGCCATGCTGAAGACAAAATAAAATCTAAAGATAAGTATAGTCCAACCAGTACTGTTTATAATACTTACCGTGACTCAGTAACTTGGTTGAACACACTTAATTTGAATGAAAAAAATACAGTTCTATTAGGTGTAGATTATTTAAACGATAAATTGCATAGTAGCACCGATTACGAGAGAACAAGCCGTTGGAATAGAGCTGGTTTTATTCAGCATAGTTATCAAGGTGATTTTGTCTTTACTGAGTTGGGTTTACGACACGATAAAAACCAACAATTTGGTAGTAAAAATACTTGGAATGCCAGTTTAGGTTTTAATATTAATCCTGATAATCAGTTAATTTTCTCTTATGCCGAAGGTTTTCGTGTACCAACATTTAATGATCTTTATGCACCACCTGGCTGGGGAGCAAATCCAAAATTAGATCCTGAAAAGTCTAAAAGCTATGAAATTCAATGGCGTAATCAACTAGCTGAAAAAACGCATTTAGAAGCCTCTGTTTATCGTACAGTGATACGTGATGCTATTGTTTCAGATAGTAGTTATAACATGCAGAATATTGATAAAGCACGTATTAATGGTTTTGAAGCATCGTTACAACAAGAGTGGCAAGGATGGATAGGTGTATTGGCTGTTAGTATGATTGATCCTAGGGATGCTAAATCAGGTCATACCTTACCTAATCGAGCAAGAAGAACTTTAAATTTAGATGTTGATCGAAAGTTTGGAGATTTTTCATTTGGTGCTAGCTGGTTAGCTGCTAGCTCTAGTTATGGTAATACAACGAATACTGCTGATATTCCAGGTTATGGTTTATTAGGTATTCGTGGTAGTTGGCAAGCAACTCCAGCCATTAAGTTTGATGCTAAGATAGATAACTTATTGGATAAATCCTATTATCGTAATACTTATGATTATAAGGCTGATCCTAATAATTGGGCTGCTCCTGCAACTACTTATGGATATAGGGAAGAGGGTATTACCGCAATGCTTGGGGTTACTTGGACACCTGATTTATTTTAA